Proteins encoded together in one Lathyrus oleraceus cultivar Zhongwan6 chromosome 5, CAAS_Psat_ZW6_1.0, whole genome shotgun sequence window:
- the LOC127087483 gene encoding photosystem I reaction center subunit VI-2, chloroplastic produces the protein MASLASLASVQPASLKVKGLSGSSLTGTKLAFKPSRQSVKSKNIRSGSVVAKYGDKSVYFDLEDIGNTTGQWDLYGSDAPSPYSPLQSKFFETFAAPFTKRGLLLKFLILGGGSTLAYFSTTASGDILPIVKGPQLPPKLGPRGKL, from the exons ATGGCTTCCCTTGCTAGTTTAGCTTCTGTTCAACCAGCTTCTCTCAAAGTTAAGGGTCTTTCTGGTAGTTCCCTCACTGGAACTAAGCTTGCTTTCAAACCCTCTCGCCAGAGTGTCAAATCCAAGAATATAAG GAGTGGCTCTGTGGTAGCAAAGTATGGTGACAAGAGTGTTTACTTTGATTTGGAGGATATTGGCAACACTACTGGTCAGTGGGATTTGTATGGCTCAGATGCACCATCACCCTACAGCCCTCTTCAG AGCAAGTTCTTTGAGACATTTGCAGCACCATTCACAAAAAGAGGACTATTACTCAAGTTTTTGATCCTTGGAGGTGGTTCAACTCTTGCATACTTCAGTACCACAGCCTCAGGTGACATTCTACCAATCGTGAAAGGTCCACAGCTTCCACCAAAGCTCGGTCCCCGCGGCAAGCTCTAA
- the LOC127087482 gene encoding rop guanine nucleotide exchange factor 12, which yields MVRAGEQDQETYRSKLFNFRGMFESNAGRHTKSLSVDTSTTLDFQQPVEDGSASSRSQGSRPLDADKIPKARTISKEETVAKEARDKLLQEMEQMKERFAKLLLGEDMSGGGKGVSSALALSNAFTNLAASIFGEQKRLEPMPVERKGKWRKEIDLLLSVTDYVVEMVPSQQKNKDGTQMEIMTTRQRTDLHMNIPALRKLDTMLFECLDNFKDQTEFYYVSKDSDDNNKDSAKTANDDKWWLPTPKVPADGLSDAARKFLQYQKDCVNQVLKAAMAINAQILSEMEIPENYIESLPKNGRASLGDAAYRSITVEFFDPDQFLSTVDLTSEHKVLDLKNRIEASIVIWKRKMHQKDTKSTWGSAVSLEKRELFEERAETILLLLKHRFPGIAQSSLDISKIQFNRDVGHAVLESYSRILESLAFTVLSRIDDVLQADYNTQNPPGKKRISVSKPSPIPKEEIDKGSVDMSGSMTLLDFMGWDDQPDSDTKKDSFEISDDIYQEVETKQEKKLAVVTNKKVSYLETLGVMRSPESRH from the exons ATGGTTAGAGCAGGGGAACAAGACCAAGAAACTTACAGGTCCAAACTGTTTAATTTCAGAGGGATGTTTGAGAGCAATGCGGGGAGACATACTAAGAGTTTGAGCGTTGACACCTCTACCACATTGGATTTTCAACAACCTGTTGAAGATGGTTCTGCCTCTTCAAGAAGCCAAGGTTCAAGGCCTCTTGATGCAGATAAAATTCCTAAAGCAAGGACTATAAGCAAGGAGGAAACCGTGGCGAAGGAAGCCAGAGATAAACTATTGCAAG AAATGGAACAGATGAAGGAGAGATTTGCTAAACTGTTATTAGGGGAAGACATGTCTGGTGGAGGAAAAGGTGTTTCATCTGCTTTGGCATTGTCAAATGCTTTCACAAACCTTGCAG CTTCTATTTTCGGTGAACAAAAGCGGCTAGAACCAATGCCGGTTGAAAGGAAAGGCAAGTGGAGAAAAGAAATTGATCTGCTTTTATCAGTCACAGATTACGTCGTCGAAATGGTTCCTTCACAACAAAAAAATAAGGATGGCACACAAATGGAG ATTATGACGACTCGACAACGGACCGATCTCCACATGAATATCCCAGCCTTACGCAAGCTTGACACAATGCTTTTC GAATGTCTTGATAACTTCAAAGATCAAACTGAGTTCTATTATGTATCAAAGGATTCAGATGATAATAATAAAGACAGCGCAAAGACAGCCAATGATGATAAATGGTGGTTACCTACACCTAAGGTTCCGGCCGATGGTCTATCTGACGCGGCTCGAAAGTTTTTACAATATCAGAAAGATTGTGTGAATCAAGTACTTAAAGCGGCTATGGCGATAAATGCTCAAATTTTATCAGAAATGGAGATCCCTGAAAACTATATTGAATCTCTTCCTAAG AACGGAAGAGCGAGTCTAGGGGATGCAGCCTATAGGAGCATTACAGTTGAGTTTTTTGATCCTGACCAGTTCCTATCGACCGTGGACTTGACGTCGGAACATAAAGTCCTAGATCTCAAGAATAGAATTGAAGCTTCAATAGTGATTTGGAAGCGGAAAATGCACCAAAAAGATACCAAATCTACTTGGGGTTCTGCTGTTAGTTTAGAGAAAAGAGAACTTTTTGAAGAGAGAGCAGAAACCATCTTACTTCTACTAAAGCACCGATTTCCCGGCATTGCTCAATCTTCATTGGATATAAGCAAAATCCAGTTCAACAGG GATGTAGGACATGCCGTTCTTGAAAGCTATTCAAGGATATTGGAAAGTTTGGCATTCACAGTACTATCGAGAATAGATGATGTACTTCAAGCCGATTATAACACTCAAAATCCACCAGGAAAAAAGAGAATATCAGTTTCGAAGCCAAGTCCTATTCCAAAAGAAGAGATAGACAAAGGCAGCGTAGACATGTCTGGTTCGATGACGCTATTGGATTTCATGGGTTGGGATGATCAACCCGACTCAGATACAAAGAAGGACTCTTTTGAAATTTCAGACGACATCTACCAAGAAGTCGAAACCAAGCAGGAAAAGAAGCTTGCCGTAGTGACCAACAAGAAAGTTTCATACCTTGAAACCTTGGGAGTCATGAGGAGTCCCGAATCGCGTCATTAA
- the LOC127082599 gene encoding uncharacterized protein LOC127082599, whose translation MPGQNPRFAQLYVYDIENEIENRMHGFRSKSGVDVNIVRKLSEMLYEHNIHAQSFRMARDRLCEEGVSDLKLRLISKRRNDGRIYNQPTVSEFSNYDDPLEAIVSETYPNFLNNYKNPEFLQSRAILAGTIETVDIINQYVLGFIPGEEKEYLSSDSVDTFDGEGNEAFDVLTPEFFNTLTTSGLPNHKIKLKIGTPIMLLRNIDQPEGLCNGTRLIVTRLANHVIEAKIISGKNIGGVIYIPRMDMTPTQSPWPFKMTRRQFPITICYAMTINKSQGQSLDYVGLYLPRSVFSHGQLYVAISRVKSKKGLKILIHDKDNHPLNSTTNVVFKEVFENL comes from the exons ATGCCAGGTCAAAATCCACGATTTGCACAACTATATGTTTATGACATTGAGAATGAAATTGAAAACAGAATGCATGGATTCAG GTCAAAAAGTGGAGTTGATGTTAATATTGTGAGAAAACTATCTGAAATGTTATATGAACATAATATTCATGCACAATCATTTCGCATGGCAAGGGACAGACTTTGTGAAGAAGGTGTTTCTGATTTAAAACTTCGTTTAATATCTAAACGAAGAAATGATGGAAGGATATATAATCAACCAACTGTATCCGAATTTTCTAACTATGATGATCCACTAGAAGCCATTGTTAGTGAAACATATCCGAATTTTCTTAACAATTACAAGAATCCAGAATTTTTGCAATCAAGAGCTATATTGGCAGGAACAATTGAAACGGTTGACATCATAAATCAATATGTTTTGGGATTCATACCAG GTGAAGAAAAGGAATATTTAAGTTCAGATTCTGTAGACACTTTTGACGGTGAAGGAAATGAAGCTTTTGATGTTTTGACCCCGGAATTTTTTAATACACTTACAACTTCCGGTCTACCTAACCACAAGATTAAATTGAAGATTGGGACCCCTATTATGTTGCTTCGAAACATTGATCAACCTGAAGGTCTCTGCAATGGAACAAGGCTTATAGTTACAAGATTGGCAAACCACGTTATCGAGGCAAAGATTATATCTGGAAAGAATATTGGAGGGGTTATCTATATTCCAAGAATGGATATGACTCCAACACAATCTCCGTGGCCATTCAAAATGACTAGAAGGCAATTTCCCATAACTATATGTTATGCTATGACAATTAACAAATCTCAAGGTCAGTCATTGGATTATGTTGGATTGTATTTGCCTAGAAGTGTATTTAGTCATGGTCAACTATATGTTGCAATATCAAGAGTCAAAAGCAAAAAAGGGCTTAAGATATTAATCCATGACAAGGATAACCATCCATTGAATTCTACAACAAACGTCGTGttcaaagaagtttttgaaaacttATAG